In one window of Verrucomicrobiia bacterium DNA:
- a CDS encoding MlaD family protein, with the protein MSKDKREWKVGLFVIIGLVLLGLLLMNFSKGASLFTSTYDLRMRTSNIGGLIPGAKVVMAGVPVGTVHKIELEQGGKTVIALLRILKKYQIHGDAQFFIEQAGFLGDQYVSVKVDKNEAPLLGDGAEVQCQEPFNMQEAARSAQGLIERVDKMVQQINTAVDRVDKGLLSDATLKSLTTTITNLQSVSEKTVSAVGRIEQLVETNAPTLTRSLNNVADFSEKLSTMTNIVNFTERLNKVADELQLTISENRGDIREAVKNLEGATESANAIMKDIKDGKGLAGSLLSDEQLRVEFGQIVTNISILSSNVARFGLLYKPKVNKSTVNRPAESVKQVFPRANER; encoded by the coding sequence ATGAGCAAAGACAAACGAGAATGGAAGGTCGGGCTGTTCGTCATCATCGGCCTAGTGTTGCTGGGCCTTTTGCTGATGAATTTCTCCAAAGGCGCGAGCCTGTTCACCTCCACCTATGACCTGCGCATGCGCACGTCAAACATCGGCGGTCTGATCCCTGGCGCTAAAGTGGTGATGGCGGGTGTGCCCGTCGGCACGGTCCACAAAATAGAGCTGGAACAGGGTGGCAAGACGGTCATCGCCTTGCTGAGGATACTCAAGAAGTATCAGATACACGGGGACGCGCAGTTCTTCATCGAACAAGCAGGTTTCCTGGGCGATCAGTATGTCTCTGTGAAGGTGGACAAGAATGAAGCTCCATTGTTAGGCGATGGGGCCGAGGTCCAATGTCAGGAGCCTTTCAACATGCAGGAAGCAGCGCGCTCGGCTCAAGGGCTTATCGAGCGTGTCGATAAGATGGTGCAGCAGATCAATACTGCGGTGGATCGCGTGGATAAAGGGCTGCTTTCGGATGCGACCTTAAAGAGCCTCACCACCACCATCACCAATCTGCAAAGTGTCTCTGAAAAAACCGTTTCAGCGGTTGGACGGATAGAACAACTAGTGGAGACAAACGCACCCACATTGACGCGCTCTTTGAACAACGTGGCGGACTTCAGTGAGAAACTTTCTACGATGACAAACATCGTGAACTTCACCGAACGCCTGAACAAGGTGGCGGATGAGTTGCAGTTGACGATTTCAGAGAACCGAGGCGATATCCGGGAGGCGGTGAAAAACCTGGAAGGCGCGACAGAGTCCGCCAATGCCATCATGAAAGACATCAAGGATGGGAAGGGCTTGGCGGGCAGTTTATTGAGTGATGAACAATTACGGGTGGAGTTTGGTCAAATAGTGACCAATATCTCGATTTTAAGCAGCAATGTCGCCCGATTTGGCTTGTTGTACAAGCCCAAGGTGAACAAGAGTACGGTCAATCGGCCCGCAGAAAGTGTGAAACAGGTGTTTCCCCGGGCCAACGAAAGATAG